aatcaaatttctcaataaatatttaccaaaatatATTAGATTCTTTAATAGCCAGCATACAAATAGCATAACTGCTTGTACACGTATACTTTATATGGGTTAGTCATGTCTGCAATATGTTCTAAACGTGAATACTTTTCTTGGAAGTGTCAACATATCATTGATGACGTATATTGTAAAAATACTTCAGCTTTCCAAACAAAAGCATCGTAATTTATATtagtgggagatattatggacataattgtgcaaatcgtgatacaagcatgaaatttgttataaaggttaactaaatgatacttataaaaaatccgCAGctggccaaaaaaaaaattcatttttcaagatggccaccacacattttgaaaatggcgTCATAACAAATTAGCCAATATTTGTTAATCCTTAGTTAggtgtgttatatgtaaaatccattgttagatttgataaaaagaaaatgacagttcATAAATAACGACTAGACAATACATTAATGAAACTTAAGGtgacttccggtttcaaaatgtcggcttACGAatcaaaaatttctttttttttactttcaagcaATTTTACAAGGGTTTTTAATCCTTGAAAGATGTGCTATGTATATTTCAATGTAAGATATGATAAAACGTTAAAAACAGCTGCTTAGtacgacaaaacaacacataactGAAGAAAAATAGTGGTTTCCGGTTCCAAATTAGATTTAGATGCAAATacgtaaaaatattttaatatttttagcaACTTAACAAGTAATAACACAAGCATGAAATACAAGCACGAAATTTGGTATACAGTGGACTAAAcgataataaaaagaaatcaggTGCTGGCCATCAAACATttccattttttcaagatggccaccgatcattttgcaaatggCGTCATATCCGTTTGTAAATCTTTGAAAGTTGTGTTATAGGTACAATCCAATGTGAGGTTTTATTAAGCGTAAATTACAGTTCCTAAAGTACGGAAATACAAcacataaatgacaaaaaagagtgatttccggtttcaaaattgcggcaaaatttttgtaaaatgtatttttttgtaattttcatcaacttaacaAGTGATATCACCTTCTTTGCTAAGaataaatgcctagttttgtcaGAAAGACAGGTTCGTTATCTTAAAATTATCGGACAGTAGCCAATAACAAAACTCGTACAAGGAAGGACAGAACGGTAGCATTTACAGGCACCAACACAACTGGATTTTTCGCCACCTCATTTCAAAAGTTCCCGACAGGAGGATGCAATTTTAACGGTAGCCGAAGTCctcgatttttttctttcatccaaCCCTCATGTTCATGAATTGGTACATAAATCAGGTTGAGTCCAAACTTATCCTCCTTGATACGCTGCTCTTTAGATGCACTCCGAAAAACAACTCTTGTAGGCGGAACTACACCACAATGCCGCTGTTCCTgggtaaaaatttacatcgtGCCTCGTTAACAGCAAATAGTGATGTTGTTCTGTCATACATGATGCGAACAAATGCTTCTTTTATGTCCTTGTACCGGTATGTGTCTTTATACTTTATACTTCAGCAAAGAAATAAGTACGTCCCTTACATGTTGAAATACTTCCTATGTCATCCAAACTGACCTATTCCCTCAGTGTCACATGCACTGAATGTATGAATGAAAGGAAGAGTAGCTACACGAGGACCaaactcattttatatatcccGTACAGGAAGCCATCAAAAGTCTTCATTCCTGCCAAAATCTGTTCACAGTTTGTTCCACCATATTTTTGGAGTGCTGCAATTCTTAATGCTACTACATCTGTGTCGGTGCTACCTTAAATTACCGTCctacaacaattttcataatcagGCCGAACATGGACAAACATTCGTATATCTGCTCCATGCTTACAAGGGGAAGCTGGAAAGTATCCTTAAAAGTCTCTACAGAAGCATTTATGTCGGCAAGACAGTTGAAAAATTTCGTTTCGTTGTCATCTTCATAGAGAAAACTACTCCAAAACCCAACTTTTGTCTTCTCACATCTAGCCTTTCAATGATTCATTTAGTAAATCTAACACAATATCTACTCTTGAATACTTATCGATGCACGATTTTATCTAAGGCCGTATAACACAATTGCAAAATCATCCAATATTGATTCCCTACAAGATGGCCTGGAAATAACCATTGCTGCTCTATCAACGATTAATGCGTCAGAATTTGAATCtgcaaattacaaaatgtttcaagtttatccATATGAACCGATTTAATACCACTGTTTAAAATGACATCCGAAGACAAAAACGGAGGAGCAGTTTGTCTTTATGGATTAAGAAATATTCCAAATCAATTTGTCCACtgcgacaaaaaataaaagtctagAAAAGATATCTAAGAGCTctagttttgttttttacaaaaaagtttacagttttattttaccgACATAATAGGAGTTATCTGGTTATAAGAAACCGGATCTCCTTCGTTTTGTATTTGCTTCAAACGATCTTCAAATATTTACCTTCgatctttttaaagaaacccTTGTGTGTTCATTAAGTCGTTCATCTATTATAGATCGTTttgtccctgagggtatcaccagcccagtagtcagcacttcggtgttgacatgaatatcaattatatggtcatttttataaattttctgtttacaaaactttgaattattcgaaaaactaaggattttcttaccccaggagtagattaccttagccgtattaggcacaactttttggaattttgggtcctcaatgctcttcaactttgtatttgtttggctttttaactattttgatctgagcgtcactgatgagtcttatgtagacgaaacgcgcgtctggcgtataaaatgataatccaggtacttctgataactatttacaccactgggtcgatgccactgctggtggacgtttcgtccccgagggtatcaccagcccagtagtcagctcttcggtgttgacatgaatatcaattatatggtcatttttataaattttctgtttacaaaactttgaattattcgaaaaactaaggattttcttaccccaggagtagattaccttagccatatttggctgaactttttggaattttgggtcctcaatgctcttcaactttgtatttgtttggctttttaactattttgatctgagcgtcactgatgagtcttatgtagacgaaacgcgcgtctggcgtataaaattataatcctggtacttctGATAACTATAGAATGCATCAAACCACTAGATCTTGCAAATTTATCTGATAGTCTACTGACTTCTGGTCTAGCTACCATCAATACGTCTTAATGAGGTCTTCGGTTAAACCTTTGACAGCACATCGCCCTTTACAATTgcattattctgtttttgtccgatcaattgtgttataagaaaaatattttctggtcttACGTACTGTAAAACTATCATTTTCAAAACCAATTGCCACCTGTGAGTGACTTAAGAGAAGGGAAGCCATATCTCGGAGAAGGTCGGTCGTGATCGAGAATATGTTACACGATCAAGACCTAAAGGAATACAGTATCATGCTTTATATTGACTGTTTGTACAAAATCTGACTCATGAAATAAGCATACAACCAAATTCACAAGaagttcttattttataattgaacgcCAGGAATTGATTGAACTGTGGTAGAGATGACTATATTTTCTTACGCCAGTCTATCAAATCATTGCACGTCACAGAGTCAtgacatgattataatttctgtgtttagCTTTCTTAAGCCGATATATACCTTTTAAGCTAAAACACATAGAGTTATCTGATGCGCGTGTCTAGTCCTAggtacatttgaacatacatacaagAATATGCCGTTCTAGGTGTTGCAATAACGGTTTTAGTGAGGACACATGACACATGTGTCCATCTACCTTCACGTAATATATCACCCAGAATGTTATTACAAGTCATTTCAATGTGAAATCCACCTTACATGACGATAAACTTATCTTCTCTGTACAAATCAGGCAATTCCCACTGAATATCCATTACCAAAAGTGGCTGATCTGCCATTACTATtgatgtttttcttgttttaaccACATTTTCCGTCTTATCCATCAAATACCTGATCATTGCAACTGAATTGGCTTGTTGTAAACAGTGGCATCATAGATTTTACACTTACTTGCTTTTTAGAGTAATGAGATGAATTACGATTTATACCAGTTTGCCCTGGTAGTGCATATAAATTACTCATTATGTCTTATACAAagtttgcgcatgcgcaaaattgttaaattatgtgtttcataaccttgaaaaatgttatcaaaccaaatcataatatcattgaaaatcccaaatcacttattttatagtaaatagttaaaatattttttaatgaattttgttacattttcgcGCATGCGCAAACCCTGTATGTGTCAAATACTCATGCCTAGTGAATTATTCACCTGTAAAGAAGGTAGCTTCCAAACCTGACAGCTGTTTTTCAATATAAGAAGGTAAACGAAAAGTgttccagaaaaaaatcagtattttcaaaCTGGGAAAATAGCTATTATAGAAAACGGCGGTGGCCatctagaattttttttttttttaatggccagcagttgtttctataaaatagtataataatgatgctttgtggtaattttcatgcttgtatcatcatttgcacaattctCTCGATTTTGCCtgctaatatcttccactatATATAGCAGATGTGCAtccataaaaaatgaaattaactcAATGCCCAAACTAATACCAGAACGACAGAAATTATTCACGGTATCTTTATTTCTggcagtttgttttagattcatgagtttgactgtccctttggtatctttcgtccctcttttacatgtCATAGacatttagatttaaaaaaaaaaattatttggtaTTACTGTGAGTTATTAATGGTACCTATGAATACCGATGAATCTCTCATAAGAATaccaaatgaaaataatttacgTTTCTTAAACATAAATAGTATTTGTATGAAAATTTCTTTCAGTCTCCCAGTTTCATAGATTAAATCCAAATGTTTAAAATCTACAGATAATGaagaatacaatttaaaaagtgttcCTAGTTGTACATTTCATATAAAAGTTTGCATCAGAAAACATCTCAAACAAATGGTATcaattgcattaaaaaaaacttttaagtaCATGTTTGTCTAGGTACTAAGACGACACCGCAATTCTGTTAGTACGCCAAAGTAGTACACATAAATGTCATTCCGTTAATTCTactacaagaaaaaaaaaaggtttaccTTCAGTTGCACATTTCTATTCAATTGTATGTACAAATATAGTTATGTTgacctatttttttctttcttgaaaatatataaagtgcTTTGTAAGCTGTTTTGGCTCGTTATCGTTTTCTTTTGAACATGATCTTGTCTTGTGTATATTCTTCTACCTTTTGTTAATGATTGtcgtttttgaattttgttttaccGTCAAAgctatttgaaaaaataattatctcaattaaaatattggaaCATATATAAAAGGAGATGTTTGGAATGGTTGATTAACTAAAGAGCAACAcatactcattgttgaaggccgtacgatgacctatagttgttaatgtgtgtgtcattttggtcttttgtggatagttgtctcattggctatcataccacatcttcttttttataaacacatataaaatgcaacatacagtcttcaacaatagaaaCGTTTTGCCATGTTAAAATTTGCCGGAATATCAAACGAGGATAATGAAATTCAATAAACATTGATAGCTATTGAATCcaaattttcttatttgattCATTAAGAACTTGTTGTAAAAATGACTTAAAGCTAAACATACAGGTTCGTTCAAACTTCAAgaactattttaaaaagaccCAACGCAAATGGCaagttaaatgtttatataaagtAAGAATTGAAAAACAAGTTTCGTGTTCTCCAATTAGAACTTGAAATAAATTACAGGTAAGAAAGAAACCCCCTTTGTattaatattcaaagttttgatatGTTGACctttaacttaatttttttatcatcttatCTGGTTTCAAATTGTATCATGGAGATTCTACACACATGGATATGTTTCGGTTAGTACTAAaatttctaatatgacgtgTTCAAGCAATTTTTTTGGGGTTAAAATGTCTATTGAGAATTTTTGGTACATACAACATAatgatagataacaaaacaAGACAgaatgttaaaagtaaaattataatataagtgCAGGTTTACTATCTAACCAGAAAGATCAACCTGTGAACTTTTCAACCTGATAAATGTAAGGTATTCTATAATGGTCTAaattttttccaattttcacACGTATGATTTATGGCGTTCAAAAGGGGTTTAAGTACATTATTCTAGTTTCTTAACATATGTGTATTACAATGTATTAGGGATAAACCATAGCCCCGTAAGTTCATTTTTAAGTCTGCAATTTCAAGTATCCATAGATTTAGGAAGATttggcatgagtgccaatgagacaactctccatccaaataacaatttaaaaaaaagtaaactttaataggtcaatgtacggccttcaacacggagctttggctcacaccgaacaacaaccTATAAAGGTtccaaaaattactagtttaaaaccattaaatcgggaaaaccaacggtctaattttctgaagtttaaaaaaaagtgacaGTCGTTTCTATCAAAACAATACTTTATCATGATTTGTGCTAACATTATAACCTTCTATTTAAAATCACGTgtattatatattcaaacaatatattcTGAGAGGATTCTAAAGTGATCCCAAGTCCTTAAGCATTCCTATGATACCACCATTATTGCAATATTTAACTCACAGGCAAGGTGAAATTTAAGcgttaaatatataaacaactgTATTGTATGTTCTATCTGACTGTGTCGAATTGGTTTCTTTACTATTTGAAAATATAGTAATATTAATAAGAAATTGTCAAACCATTCTCCAATTTCAATTGCTAGTTTGGAATAAAAtgcttgaattttataattcatCAGTGACGGATACGATATATAAATAGTCATCCTACTCCTTCTTACACTGATATGAGACCTTCAAGCAACATttcaatgtttaaatataaatgttagtAGATTTTGAATCCACTAAACAAAACTGTATTTAAAAGTGGTCATCCTTAGCCGAACCTAGAACAAAGGTGTAACAACATAGGATGAGTCTACAGTGAAATATTAATCTGAAAAGAGGTACCcctggggttcgtgttgtttattctttagtttttctatgttgtgtcatgtgtactattgtttttctgtttttctgtttgtctttttcatttttagccatgtttgttttatatttacgagtttgactgtccctttggtatctttcgtccctcttttaaggtCGATACAAAGAGCAACAACACATCTAACAGATACACGTGCTACTGAAACCTAGTGTAAAGAAAAGTTGCAAATTTGGAAAACCTTATGCGTTTCAATACAAATATAGCTCCGTTTTAGTATAAAAGAAGGTATACAAATGAAGCACGTTAAAAGCCAACTACTGGAAGTCGGAGTGACCAGCAATTACTTGGTAGCAAACACATGTTTTGTTGtgtataaacaacaattgaatcAATAAAATCTCCATAATgacaatatttcaaaagtataCAAAAGGGACGGAGGATTCACTAAATACCAGTatgtttttggaaattttatcTGGAAAGATAGACGGAACcgttatgaaaaagaaaaaacaacaaaatatcaatCCTTACTTAAGTATTTGCTACAACAATCGTGGGAGACGTCCTTACATTTGTAGCATTTAACTAGCACATGCCTTGTTCTATGCTTCCAAAAATACAGGTCTTAAACACAGTTTCATATAATTACTCGCCAAAATATAGGACTGAACGTATATATTCATAACATTTATTATATGAGTTTATGGCGCAATTACTACATAAGTATAAAGCCGCCTAccaaaaccaataacaacaaTAAGAACGAACTAAGTTTATACCTGGAGTTTCTTgttgaaaacatatttgttgaacttttttcaacaaattgtcagAATTCTTTTTGGCACAAATTGTGCGCCTCTCCCTGTTGtcctttttatttacataagaGTAGGAGTTCCTTCAGACTTTTGTCATAATCAAGCTTATGAAAAAGCAATAGCATAACCTTTACATtacgatatattgatgatgtcatTTACATTAACATTTCAAACCTTTCTGATTGGattccatttaaaatttatttaccataaCAAGAATTTAAAGAAACAGAAGAGATGGTTTCTCCGCTCTAAGTTTAGACATATACCTGTAATTTGACATAAAcggactttaaaaaaaaagaatatacgACAAACGagttgattggttgatataaGTTAAAGTGACAATATTTCGTATCACCAGCCACAACACTGCATAACCATACACCACAAATAACTATATAATTCATACAAACATCAATCAAAACaacgacccccccccccaaaaaaaaaaatgaggtttCCACGTTAAAAATCTTATTTCGTAAGCAATATTTCAGGTCATTTCAACACACGTATTCCTATAGCAACGTTTCAATTCATAATCTGATAACCTAGTGCTCCCGTCGATTACCATACTAAGGAGAACAAACTAACACTATACGCTGATTCAGTTGATTTTTTCCCGATAACAATTTACCAGAACTTTTTGCTTGGAACATATACAGTAGCATCCTAGAGAAGAACCTGTAAAGCATTGAAGAATTGATTTTCTTACTTCTTGCAGTGAAAATGGAAGAAAAACAAGACTCAGTACAcaaatgccccactcgcactatcattttctatgttcagtggaccatgacattgggataaaaactctaatttggcattacaattaaaaagatcatagcatagggaacatgtgtactaagtttgaagttgattggacttcaacttcatcaaaacctaccttgaccaaaaactttaaccggAAGCGGGAcatacggacggacggacgaacggacgaacggacgcacagaccagacaacataatgcccctctactatcgtaggtggggcataaaaacgaatggacaacaattgtcatatgattccttacttggtacaggcattttgtaATGTGGAACATAATAGGTACAAATTTCAAacataggggtacagcagtcaacattttgCTCTTATCTTAATCACTACAAACATAAAGATAAACCTAAAAGCATAtatacaaagcacattagcaaaatgGCCGCTTtgactttgaaaattaaagGGGCATTAGTTACGAAATACATAAGAAATCtagattacaattaaaaatgtattcaatcaTTAATGCAAGTGAGGATTGGAATAATACTTAACTTTTAGCAGCAGTTATGGTaaaattatgtcaaaaataagCTAAGTAACTttgataatgaattattcacttgcatatcttaaaaaaactaaccaatatttattttttaattttgtaggaCTACTTGGGTTTATTCAATCATTGCTGTTGAATCGTAATATTTGTGATGATATCATGTATGTAGACTGTAAGACAGAAGCCTTACCAGGAAATAAACTATATCGAGATAACAATAGAAACATCTACGACAACTTGTAAGTTCAAAAAGGTTATTAAATGACAGAAATGATGAATTTGATGAATTATAGAATAATTAGGAAAACAACTCCATCTCACAAATATAGAAAGAGAAAGTGatgtgattgtcaatgaaacaataccaaatgacacataaattaacatctataggtaACTGCATCGCCGTCAAGAATGACCAAAACCCATATCGCATATTCacctataaaaggtcccgaaataacaaatgtataacaaattcaaacgagaaaacaattGACCttattaatgtacaaaacaatgaacgtaATACAGTAACAACAGCCAACCACTACACTAAAGGCTCCTGACGtgagacagacacatacatataaaatatggcCGGGCATGTGGGGTAAATCATGTAAAAGGCATTTCAACCGTACCCTTAACCTGGAACAGTGGGGTTAACAAGTTTATCAACGGCAGATTGGACTATtaacttaaaaataataattgttcaatattttagttGTACATACAGTCAAGCAAAGTGTAGAGACAGTTCTATTGATCTAGAGGCAGTTTGTACTTGTGTTCATCCTATGATTCAATCTCCAGTTACTCCTGTATCCCAGATAAGATCGTCACAAAAGTTTTTTACGACTATGGCTGCCGCTTCGTCACATTTAGTATCATCAACAGTAAAACCTACAATGGGTCCACTAACAGTTAAGCCAACAATGGGTCCACTAACAGTTAAATCAACAATGAGTCCACTAACAGTTAAATCAACAATGGGTCCACTAACAGTTAAATCAACAATGGATCCATTAACAGTGAAATCAACAGTGGTTCCACTTACAGTGAAATCAACAATGGGTCCAACAACAGTTAAGCCAACAGTGGGTCCACTAACAGTTAAATCAACAATGGGTCCAGTAACAGTGAAACCAACAATGGATCCACTAACAGTTAAACCAacaaagggtccactaacagtGAAATCAACAATGGGTCTTCTAACAGTGCAATCAACAATGGGTCCATTAACAGTGAAATCAACAATGGGCACAACAACTGTTAAGCCAACAATGGGTCCACTAACAGTGAAATCAACAATGGGTCCAACAACAGTTAAACTAACCATGGGTCCTCCAACTCAAAGTGTAACAACACCGGATGcgataatttctgtattttgcCAAAATAGTGGTGTCATTAATTGTTCAAGCGACCAGGAACATATGTGTGGATCTGATAACACAACGTACAAAAACAGGTATAaacaatctttatatttttaacaattcatTAACAGTCATTTGTGAACACTTTGTATAAATAATCTTTGACTAAGTATAGCGTATTTACGTGACGATATTGGAACATAGGTATTTAGTTGAATCTTAACAGGAACATATGttcacttaataaaaaaaacgacacaaatagaaatagtaaacaatgaacaaaatattcagACTATAATAAAACTGTACTTGGGTAAAAACATTAacagtaccaattttcctgctccagatgcgcatttcgactaaacatgtctcttcagtgatgctcatggccaaaacatttgaaatccaaagctttataaaagatgaagagctataatccaaaaggtccaaaaagtatagccaaatccgtgattGGAGTCCGAGCTTTGCGTGAGGGGAATACATTCCTTAATCCAtgataatttctaacattttgtatcagcttttaataacacaaaaaaatccgtatttctgtgctggtgataccctcggaactaacagtccaccagcagaggcattgacccagtgttagtaataacattaacggtaccaattttcctgcaccagatgcgcatttcgacaaaaacatgtctttatgttttataagttcatttgtgtaataatttttatttctgtattatatTCGACCACAGAATTAATTTAATCAAACTATAATGCTTTTGCATtgctaatacatttttttcttttacagatGCGAGTTTACCAAGGCTCAGTGTGTCAATCCGAATCTTTCGATCGTTCGGGAAGGAGATTGTTGACATAAATGTAATATACGAGGTTTATATATTCTACGTATacttattaaaagaaaattaaacaatgaaataacttTATTTGACTTGTTTCTCAATGTTATTGGAACTGTACTGACAAGGCCACTCGTTTCAGCTTTCTTGTGGTATTGAATAtacgtatacatgtatttgaaaataatcacTAGATAAATTACTAGATGAAGAGGAAATTTCAGCAGTAAAAATGATCTAAACAATAtgatattcaaaattgaaattgttgaatgaccccttataggagttatttctCTTGTAAAACATTATTTCGCAGTTTTTTGAATACCAACTATGAAAGAGAAAGAAAAAGAGAAATCTAAACAAGAATAAACATTGAGCacaata
This is a stretch of genomic DNA from Mytilus trossulus isolate FHL-02 chromosome 6, PNRI_Mtr1.1.1.hap1, whole genome shotgun sequence. It encodes these proteins:
- the LOC134723258 gene encoding uncharacterized protein LOC134723258, which translates into the protein MEILHTWICFGLLGFIQSLLLNRNICDDIMYVDCKTEALPGNKLYRDNNRNIYDNFCTYSQAKCRDSSIDLEAVCTCVHPMIQSPVTPVSQIRSSQKFFTTMAAASSHLVSSTVKPTMGPLTVKPTMGPLTVKSTMSPLTVKSTMGPLTVKSTMDPLTVKSTVVPLTVKSTMGPTTVKPTVGPLTVKSTMGPVTVKPTMDPLTVKPTKGPLTVKSTMGLLTVQSTMGPLTVKSTMGTTTVKPTMGPLTVKSTMGPTTVKLTMGPPTQSVTTPDAIISVFCQNSGVINCSSDQEHMCGSDNTTYKNRCEFTKAQCVNPNLSIVREGDC